One window from the genome of Candidatus Didemnitutus sp. encodes:
- the murB gene encoding UDP-N-acetylmuramate dehydrogenase, with protein MSTGVSASWSDFLAAVRPSLDSATKLVEREPLAPKTTMRVGGPARVYAEPANAADLATLLATAHARGLPVYLLGRGSNLIVPDEGVDGLVISLAHPNWQAFEPQPDGRVWVGAGLRLKNLCGLAAKAGLSGFEFMEGIPASVGGALRMNAGAMGGWTFDVVDEVHLMTLAGEKRVMKKAAMHVDYRHCAELETAVALGAFLLPRQHTDAAAIKQQIETYTKKRQESQPREPSAGCIFKNPPGTSAGKVIDECGLKGERVGGAEVSRVHANFIVNRDSATAADIVALVRVVRARVKAARGIDLEPEVMLFGGDWRKVL; from the coding sequence ATGAGCACGGGCGTCTCCGCTTCCTGGTCCGACTTCCTCGCCGCCGTGCGTCCTTCGCTCGACAGCGCGACGAAGCTCGTCGAACGCGAACCGCTCGCGCCGAAGACCACCATGCGCGTCGGCGGCCCGGCCCGCGTCTACGCCGAGCCGGCGAACGCGGCGGACCTTGCCACCTTGCTCGCGACGGCGCACGCGCGCGGCCTGCCGGTTTACCTGCTCGGACGTGGCTCGAACCTCATCGTGCCCGACGAAGGCGTCGACGGGCTCGTGATCAGCCTCGCGCACCCGAATTGGCAGGCCTTCGAACCGCAGCCGGACGGCCGCGTTTGGGTTGGCGCCGGACTGCGACTGAAAAATCTCTGCGGCCTCGCGGCGAAGGCCGGCCTCTCGGGCTTCGAGTTCATGGAAGGCATCCCCGCGAGCGTCGGCGGCGCGCTGCGCATGAACGCCGGCGCGATGGGCGGTTGGACGTTCGATGTCGTCGACGAGGTTCACCTCATGACGCTCGCCGGCGAAAAGCGCGTGATGAAAAAGGCCGCGATGCACGTCGACTACCGGCATTGCGCGGAGCTCGAGACCGCGGTCGCTCTCGGCGCCTTCCTCCTGCCGCGTCAGCACACGGATGCCGCGGCGATCAAGCAGCAGATCGAAACTTACACGAAGAAACGCCAGGAATCGCAGCCGCGCGAGCCGAGCGCCGGTTGCATCTTCAAGAACCCGCCCGGCACTTCAGCCGGCAAAGTCATCGACGAGTGCGGACTCAAGGGCGAGCGCGTCGGCGGCGCCGAGGTCTCGCGCGTGCACGCCAATTTCATCGTCAACCGAGACAGCGCCACCGCCGCTGACATCGTCGCGCTCGTGCGCGTCGTCCGCGCCCGCGTGAAAGCCGCGCGCGGCATCGACCTCGAGCCCGAAGTGATGCTGTTCGGCGGAGATTGGAGGAAGGTGCTGTGA
- a CDS encoding UDP-N-acetylglucosamine--N-acetylmuramyl-(pentapeptide) pyrophosphoryl-undecaprenol N-acetylglucosamine transferase, protein MSRFLIACGGTGGHLAPGIALAEALRARGHDVRLFISHKKVDSRLAEKYPHLTTAAVPGAPFGLRPDVLARCVFKQTHGLVFSLKYLAAFRPHAVVGFGGFTNAGVTLAARFLDIPVALHEANRIPGRAVRLLSRFAQRLYLPPGVRLPGRLGLLVRHTGLPVRPEVVRLSRADARAQLGVDATQKLLVIVGGSQGSGNLNQWVLDNLDALAGEGVQVWCVTGLGKGEASVRELRSKKGEVVRAWFEPFTDRVGTLLSAADLVVSRAGAGTIAELVRCEAPAVLIPYPFAADNHQWANARYFEQQGGGLVVDQNALSLLRQEVFDVLFNDWLLNKFRENLHRMAHEDAVATIVTDLEELAQRLPPRRHLRHTPAPASHS, encoded by the coding sequence ATGAGCCGTTTCCTCATCGCCTGCGGCGGCACCGGCGGACATCTCGCGCCGGGCATCGCGCTCGCGGAAGCCCTCCGCGCGCGCGGCCACGACGTGCGCCTCTTCATCTCGCACAAGAAGGTCGATTCGCGGCTCGCGGAAAAATACCCGCATCTCACGACCGCCGCCGTCCCCGGCGCGCCCTTCGGCCTGCGGCCGGATGTGCTCGCGCGCTGCGTGTTCAAGCAGACGCACGGGTTGGTCTTCTCGCTGAAATACCTTGCGGCGTTCCGGCCGCACGCGGTCGTCGGCTTCGGCGGTTTCACCAACGCCGGCGTCACGCTCGCGGCGCGGTTTCTCGACATTCCCGTCGCGCTCCACGAGGCGAACCGCATCCCCGGTCGCGCCGTGCGCCTGCTCTCGCGTTTCGCCCAGCGCCTCTATCTGCCGCCCGGCGTGCGTTTGCCGGGCCGCCTCGGCTTGCTCGTGCGCCACACCGGTCTGCCGGTGCGCCCGGAAGTCGTGCGCCTCTCGCGCGCTGACGCGCGCGCGCAGCTCGGCGTCGACGCGACGCAAAAATTGCTCGTGATCGTTGGCGGCAGCCAAGGCTCCGGCAATTTGAACCAATGGGTGCTCGACAATCTCGACGCGCTGGCCGGCGAGGGCGTGCAGGTTTGGTGTGTCACTGGCCTCGGCAAGGGCGAGGCGTCCGTGCGCGAACTGCGCTCCAAAAAAGGCGAAGTCGTCCGCGCCTGGTTCGAGCCCTTCACCGATCGCGTCGGCACGCTGCTCTCCGCCGCGGACCTTGTCGTCAGTCGCGCCGGCGCCGGCACGATCGCGGAACTCGTCCGCTGCGAGGCGCCCGCGGTGCTCATCCCGTATCCTTTCGCCGCCGACAACCACCAGTGGGCCAACGCGCGCTATTTCGAGCAGCAGGGCGGGGGACTCGTCGTTGATCAGAACGCGCTGTCGCTGCTGCGACAGGAAGTCTTCGACGTGCTGTTCAACGACTGGTTGCTGAACAAATTTCGCGAGAACCTGCACCGCATGGCGCACGAGGACGCCGTCGCGACGATCGTCACGGACCTCGAGGAACTCGCCCAACGCCTCCCGCCGCGCCGCCACCTGCGGCACACGCCGGCGCCGGCGTCGCATTCCTGA
- a CDS encoding cell division protein FtsW: MHSGAARLRPSKRDSVSSSDAPPSSPRRHLTITPASVILVCVAALLAMGLTVLFSASSRALGGPQSYLFKQLIFLALSIGIAWVVARLDLEGMRRFAWILAGATLFGLVLVRIPHIGVNVKGSWRWLNLGFTRLQVSEFAKLAMVFALSHYLALNQNKMEDIKRGFIYPCLGIGLFAGLIIIEPDFGTAFLCASVGMILLFLAGGRLKFILPSVAFALMGFVLLVLHNPNRLRRITAFMDVEANRSEGAYQLWQAILAFAAGGVDGVGIGNGRQQQSFLPEAHTDFIFAIMGEEMGLIFTLLTVILFVALFVAGLRHVRRAPNLFQFLLVTGCLLLICLQAIINLMVVTGMMPTKGMSLPFISAGGSNLLLMGFLIGVIINTARTWERPKPLERKRALAEIEA; the protein is encoded by the coding sequence ATGCATTCGGGCGCAGCAAGACTGCGTCCCTCCAAGCGTGATTCCGTGAGTTCGAGCGACGCGCCACCTTCCTCTCCCCGCCGCCACCTCACGATCACTCCCGCGAGCGTCATTCTCGTGTGTGTGGCCGCGTTGTTGGCCATGGGACTCACGGTGCTGTTCAGCGCCAGCTCGCGTGCGCTCGGCGGCCCGCAGTCGTATCTGTTCAAGCAACTCATCTTCCTCGCGCTCTCCATCGGCATCGCGTGGGTCGTGGCGCGACTCGATCTGGAAGGCATGCGGCGGTTCGCGTGGATCCTCGCCGGCGCGACCCTGTTTGGCCTGGTGCTCGTGCGCATCCCGCACATCGGCGTCAACGTGAAGGGCAGCTGGCGCTGGCTGAACCTCGGCTTCACCCGCCTGCAGGTCTCGGAGTTTGCGAAGCTCGCGATGGTCTTTGCGCTGTCGCATTACCTCGCGCTCAACCAGAACAAGATGGAGGACATCAAGCGCGGGTTCATCTACCCGTGTCTCGGCATCGGACTCTTCGCCGGCCTGATCATCATCGAGCCCGATTTCGGCACCGCGTTTCTCTGCGCGAGCGTCGGCATGATTCTGCTCTTCCTCGCCGGCGGGCGCCTCAAGTTCATCCTCCCGAGCGTCGCGTTCGCGCTCATGGGTTTCGTGTTGCTCGTGCTGCACAACCCGAACCGCCTGCGCCGCATCACGGCGTTCATGGACGTCGAGGCGAATCGCAGCGAAGGCGCCTATCAGCTCTGGCAGGCGATCCTCGCCTTCGCGGCCGGCGGCGTCGACGGCGTCGGCATCGGCAACGGCCGGCAACAGCAGTCGTTCCTCCCCGAGGCGCACACCGACTTCATCTTCGCCATCATGGGCGAGGAAATGGGGCTGATCTTCACGCTGCTCACCGTGATTCTTTTCGTCGCGCTGTTCGTCGCCGGGCTGAGGCATGTGCGCCGCGCGCCGAATCTGTTCCAGTTTCTCCTCGTGACCGGCTGTCTCCTGCTGATCTGTCTCCAGGCGATCATCAATCTCATGGTCGTCACCGGCATGATGCCGACGAAGGGCATGTCGCTGCCGTTTATCAGCGCCGGCGGCTCCAATCTCCTGCTGATGGGTTTCCTCATCGGCGTCATCATCAACACCGCGCGCACGTGGGAACGGCCGAAGCCGCTCGAGCGCAAGCGCGCGCTGGCGGAGATCGAAGCATGA
- a CDS encoding LysM peptidoglycan-binding domain-containing protein, translating to MKILQIFGAVVAVHLLAFIFIFASPGCQSSPRNIPTPDATVPTASGETGAPVAYNPAPADTSGIAYAPATQPGRAEPTRPGSPNAVAVTPAKPAEEVAPVSTYSVGRGDSLWSIAKKNHMTVAELAKANNLAVGATLKPGQKLIIPGKVVPKDLAAAPAPSMSAATTPVAPAPTRSSDAVTHVVQSGESLGTIARRYQVTVGELAAANSITDPTKVRAGQKLVIPGFKSVPQKSTAAKTSAPKTSAPKAAAAANTPATQPAAEPTVSTAPHFEIAPPPPGQDLDAGLKDQPADVPTIKVDDAKTQTPPKG from the coding sequence ATGAAAATCCTGCAGATCTTCGGAGCAGTCGTCGCCGTGCACCTGCTCGCGTTTATCTTCATTTTCGCCAGCCCGGGTTGCCAATCGAGCCCGCGCAATATTCCGACGCCGGACGCCACCGTGCCCACCGCCAGCGGTGAGACGGGCGCCCCCGTCGCCTACAATCCCGCGCCCGCCGACACCAGCGGCATCGCTTACGCGCCCGCGACGCAGCCCGGTCGCGCCGAGCCCACGCGCCCCGGCTCGCCCAACGCCGTTGCCGTGACGCCCGCGAAGCCCGCCGAGGAAGTCGCGCCCGTCAGCACCTACAGCGTCGGTCGCGGCGACAGCCTCTGGAGCATCGCGAAGAAGAACCACATGACCGTCGCCGAGCTCGCCAAGGCCAACAACCTCGCCGTCGGCGCGACCTTGAAGCCCGGCCAGAAGCTCATCATCCCCGGCAAAGTTGTCCCGAAGGACCTCGCCGCCGCACCGGCTCCGAGCATGTCGGCCGCCACCACACCCGTCGCGCCCGCGCCGACGCGCAGCTCCGACGCCGTCACGCACGTCGTGCAATCCGGCGAAAGTCTCGGCACGATCGCGCGCCGTTATCAGGTGACCGTCGGCGAACTCGCCGCCGCCAACAGCATCACCGACCCGACCAAGGTTCGCGCCGGCCAGAAACTCGTCATCCCGGGCTTCAAGTCGGTCCCGCAAAAATCGACCGCGGCGAAGACTTCGGCTCCGAAGACCAGCGCCCCGAAGGCCGCGGCTGCGGCCAACACGCCCGCGACGCAGCCCGCCGCCGAGCCGACCGTGAGCACCGCACCGCATTTCGAAATCGCCCCGCCGCCTCCCGGCCAGGACCTCGACGCCGGCTTGAAGGACCAACCGGCTGACGTGCCGACGATCAAGGTGGACGACGCGAAGACGCAAACGCCGCCGAAGGGCTGA
- the mraY gene encoding phospho-N-acetylmuramoyl-pentapeptide-transferase: MLSYLADYEQYFGPLRLFASQTFRIIMGSATALLIGFIIGPLLIRKFRELKFGHGYIDERTGALGATYFDKKHTPTMGGLIIFLSVFLSSALWARPNIWVFVALFVYAALTVPGWRDDYLKVVHKNKDGIKAWEKIGWQSLATGVALAALLWHPTSAQKIRELWVPFFKDAIIAHMPWWLLLVLIYLWIVGFSNAINLTDGLDGLAVGCTITVALVLGIMAYIAGNHIFSEYLLLSHVPGAGELTVVCGALIGGCMAFLWFNSHPAEVFMGDTGSLALGGLIGVIAFMIHQPFTLVIIGGVFVMELLSVVFQVSWFKFTKRRFGEGRRLFRMAPIHHHFQKLGWPETKVVLRFWVLSLGFALVGLATLKLR; encoded by the coding sequence ATGTTGAGCTACCTCGCCGACTACGAGCAATACTTCGGACCGCTGCGCCTGTTCGCATCGCAGACGTTCCGCATCATCATGGGTTCGGCCACGGCGCTGCTCATCGGCTTCATCATCGGGCCGCTGCTCATTCGCAAATTCCGCGAGCTGAAATTCGGCCACGGCTACATCGACGAGCGCACGGGCGCGCTCGGTGCGACTTACTTCGACAAGAAGCACACGCCCACGATGGGCGGGCTCATCATCTTTCTCTCCGTCTTTCTCAGCAGCGCGCTCTGGGCGCGGCCGAACATCTGGGTCTTCGTTGCGCTGTTCGTCTACGCCGCGCTCACCGTTCCCGGCTGGCGCGACGACTACCTGAAGGTCGTTCACAAGAACAAGGACGGCATCAAGGCCTGGGAAAAGATCGGCTGGCAGTCGCTCGCCACCGGCGTCGCGCTCGCCGCACTGCTCTGGCATCCGACCAGCGCCCAAAAAATCCGCGAGCTGTGGGTGCCGTTCTTCAAGGACGCCATCATCGCGCACATGCCGTGGTGGCTGCTGCTGGTGCTGATTTACCTCTGGATCGTCGGTTTCTCGAACGCGATCAACCTCACCGACGGCCTCGATGGCCTTGCCGTCGGTTGCACGATCACGGTCGCGCTGGTGCTCGGCATCATGGCCTACATCGCGGGCAATCACATCTTCTCCGAATACCTGCTGCTCAGCCACGTTCCCGGCGCTGGCGAGCTCACCGTCGTGTGCGGCGCGTTGATCGGCGGCTGCATGGCGTTCCTGTGGTTCAACTCGCATCCAGCCGAGGTGTTCATGGGTGACACCGGCTCGCTCGCACTCGGCGGCCTCATCGGCGTCATCGCGTTCATGATCCACCAGCCGTTCACGCTCGTGATCATCGGCGGCGTGTTCGTCATGGAACTGCTGTCGGTCGTTTTCCAGGTGAGCTGGTTCAAGTTCACCAAGCGCCGCTTTGGCGAGGGCCGCCGGCTCTTCCGCATGGCGCCGATTCACCACCATTTCCAGAAGCTCGGCTGGCCCGAGACCAAGGTCGTGCTGCGCTTCTGGGTGCTCTCCCTCGGCTTCGCCCTCGTCGGCCTGGCCACGCTGAAACTCCGCTAA